A genomic segment from Deltaproteobacteria bacterium encodes:
- a CDS encoding FAD-dependent oxidoreductase produces LLKADFWRYKLHYSHFLNQNPTLFQPVGGMDAIAKAFEKRVRPFMRHNSVVEEIRKTPAGVRVVAGGEAIDADFAICTIPATVLRDIPNDFSPKTRAVIESIKFVPAVKIAFQARRRFWEEDQAIYGGISWTDQDITQIWYPPYGYHRDKGIIMGAYIWGEKPGLRFGGMAPAERLRAAAAEGERIHPGYASEIETGVSRSWLKTPFQKGGWPRSRHKSPEALQRPDGAIHFAGDQVSGLPGWQEGAVLGAHMAVNAINGRVLAE; encoded by the coding sequence AGCTCCTCAAGGCGGACTTCTGGCGCTACAAGCTCCACTACAGCCACTTCCTCAATCAGAACCCGACGCTGTTCCAGCCCGTGGGCGGGATGGACGCCATCGCGAAGGCATTCGAGAAGCGTGTCCGGCCGTTCATGCGGCACAACAGCGTGGTCGAGGAGATCCGAAAGACGCCCGCCGGCGTCCGCGTGGTGGCGGGAGGCGAGGCCATCGACGCCGATTTCGCCATCTGCACCATACCCGCCACCGTCCTGAGGGACATCCCCAACGACTTTTCCCCAAAGACCCGGGCGGTCATCGAGTCGATCAAGTTCGTGCCCGCGGTCAAGATCGCCTTCCAGGCCCGCCGACGGTTCTGGGAAGAGGATCAAGCCATCTACGGAGGCATATCGTGGACGGACCAGGACATCACCCAGATCTGGTATCCGCCCTACGGCTATCACCGGGACAAGGGAATCATCATGGGCGCCTATATCTGGGGCGAGAAGCCGGGACTGCGCTTTGGCGGCATGGCGCCGGCGGAGCGGCTGCGGGCCGCGGCCGCCGAGGGGGAGCGCATCCACCCCGGTTACGCCTCGGAGATCGAAACCGGGGTCAGCCGTTCCTGGCTCAAGACACCCTTCCAGAAGGGCGGCTGGCCCAGAAGCCGCCACAAGTCGCCCGAAGCGCTCCAGAGGCCGGACGGGGCCATCCACTTCGCCGGTGATCAGGTCAGCGGTCTGCCGGGATGGCAAGAGGGGGCCGTGCTGGGGGCCCACATGGCGGTCAATGCCATCAACGGGCGGGTCCTGGCCGAGTAG